GGCGCCGTGAGTTGGCAACAATCCCGGGCGAGGCGATGGATGGACGGGCTGGCCGGCCCGTAGTACGCTGGCCCTGTCCCGGCGGCTGTCGAAATCCACTCATCACGGAGGTGCCCCATGCTGAAGCTCTACCATTGGTGGAGTTCCACGTGCTCGCGTCGCGTACGCATCGCCCTGGCGGCGAAACAACTCTCCTGGGAGAGCGTCTACGTCAACCTGGCGAAGTTCGAGAACCTGGAGCCTTGGTACGTGGAGCTGAACCCCAACGGCGTGGTGCCGACGCTGGTGCACGACGACCGCATCGTCATCGAGTCCAATTTCATCCTGGAATATCTCGACGACGTCTGGCCCGAGGTACCCATGCGGCCGGAAGACCCGGTTGAGCGGGCGCGGATGCGCATCTGGATGGACCGCTTCGAGCACGAGCTGCACCGCAACGTCAACATCATCTCTTTCATCAAACAGGGCCGCATGAAGCGCTACGAGCACCTGTCCGAGGAAGAGCGCGAGGCCGCGGTCATGCAGCAACCCACCGAGCCGAAGCGGGCGCTCTTGAGAGATCGCCTCCGGAACGGCATTTCCGAGGAGCAGATGGCGTACGCGGAGGCGCGTCTCGCCGAGATCCTGGACGACGTGGAGCAGGCGCTGCAGGACCGCCCCTGGCTCACCGGGGAGCGCATGTCGCTGGCGGACTGCTCCATCGCGCCGTTCATCGAACGCTTCGAGGCCAACAAGCTGGAACGGCTGGTGGATTGGAACACGCGTCCGGCATTGGGCGCGTGGTGGGCGCGGATGCAGGCCACCGAGGCCTATCAGACGGCCCATTCCTTCAAGGCGCCCGCGTAGGGCGGCTCACTCGTAGCGCAGCGCTTCGATGGGATTGAGGCGCGCGGCCCGGTTGGCGGGTTGAAAACCGAAAAACACGCCGATGGCGGCGGCGAAGGCGAACGCCAGCAGGATGGAGCCGGGCGAGATGACGATCTGCCAACCGCCCATGTAGGAGAGCCCCAACGAAGCAGCGGCGCCGGCGAGAATGCCCACGGCGCCGCCCAGGAGACTCAGCACCATGGCCTCGGTGAGGAACTGGCGGCGGATGTCCCGCCGCCTCGCTCCGACGGCCAACCGCACGCCGATCTCCCGAGTGCGCTCGGTCACCGAGACCAGCATGATGTTCATGATGCCGATACCGCCCACGATGAGCGCCACGCCGGCGATGCCCGCCAGCAGGTAGCCCAGCGTGTTGGCGGCCTCGTTGGCCGCCTCGACGATGTCGGTACGGTTGCGCACCCGGAAGTCGTCCAGCTTGGTGCCGGTGATCTTGTGGCGCACCCGCAGCAGCGCGGTGATGCCGTCCTGCACGTCGGAGGTGGCCTGCTTGCTCTCGGCGCTCACCTCGATGCCGCGCACGTACCGGATTCCCAGGAGCTTTCGTTGCGCCGTCCGCAGGGGCACGATGACCACGTCGTCGAGGTCGCCGGCGAACGAAGACGTCCCTCGTTCCTTCAGCACCCCCACCACCTCGAACGGAACGTGCTTGAGCCGTATGGTCTGACCCAACGGATACTCGTCGCCGAAGAGCTCCTTGGCGACGGTCTGCCCGATCAGGGCCACCTTGCGGTTCAGGAGCATGTCGTCTTCGGTGAAGTTGGAGCCGGAATCAACACCCCAGTTCATGATCTCGAGGTAATCGGGGGTGGTCCCGGTGAAGCCCGGATGCCAGTTCTTGTTGCCGTAGACCACTTGCGCCGAGCCCCGGACATGGGGCGCCACCCGGACCACTCCCGGCACCTCCGCGAGGATGGCCTTGGCGTCCGCCTCGGTGAGCGTCGTGATCCGTGCGCCCCGCACACGGCGGCCGCCACGGGTCACCGCGCCGGCATAGACCGACACGCGGTTGCTGCCGAGGCGCTCCATCTGCTTGGCGACCCTGGCCTTGGCCCCCTCGCCGATGGCCACCATGGCGATGACCGCGCCGACCCCGATGATGACGCCCAGCATGGTCAAGGCCGAGCGGAGCTTGTTCACCCGGATGGCGCGCAACGCGATGCGCACGTTGGCGCGCACGCCGGCGCCCAAACCCCGGCGACGGCGACCCCCGCCGTTGCCGTTGTCGCCGCCGTTACCGTTGCGGGCGCCGCTGCCGTTGCGGGCGTCTTCACCATCGGAGACACCGTTACCGTTGCCGGAGTCGCCGAGGTCAAGGACGTCGTTGGCCGCGCCGGCTCCAACGCCCTCGCCCGAAGCCCCGGCATCCTCCTCCGGCGACGCCGTCACCGCGCCGAACCCCGCCTTGCCTCCCGCCTCCTCCCGTTCCACGAGGCCATCCTTGAAGTGGATGATGCGCTGCCCGTGGGACGCCACTTCGGGGTCATGGGTGACGAAGACGATGGTGATGCCCTTTTCCCGGTTGAGCGTCTTGAAGAGCTCGATGATCTCCGCGCCGGTGCGGGTGTCGAGGTTCCCTGTGGGCTCGTCCGCCAGGATGATCCGGGGATCGTTGAGCAACGCCCGGGCGATGGCCACCCGCTGCTGCTGGCCGCCGGACAACTGCGTGGGCCGGTGCGTTTCCCGTTCGCTCAGACCCACCAGCGCGAGCACCTCCCGCGCCTTGCGCCGTCCCGCCGCGGACGACGTACCGTTGTAGAGAGCCGGCAACTCGGCGTTCTCGACGGAGGTGGTGCGAGCCAGGAGGTTGTAGTTCTGGAAGACGAAACCGATCTCGTGGTTGCGCACCCACGCCATGTCGTCGGATGAAAGGGCGCCGACGTCCTCGCCGTTCAAGCGATAGTTGCCCGTGCTCGGCCGGTCCAGAAAACCCAGGAGGTTCATGAAGGTGGACTTGCCCGAGCCGGAAGGCCCCATGAGCGCCACGATCTCTCCCTGGAAGATCGTCAGCGACACGCCCTTCAGGGCCTCCACTTTCTGCTCCCCAAGATCGTAGACCTTGGTGACGCCGTCCACTTCGATGACGGGCGACCGGTCCACGGCGTCAGAGACCTCCGAGGATGCGCGAGCGCACCCGTGACGTGGTGTTGGTGACGCGTTTCATGGCTTCGGAGCGGATCCCCACGATGACCTGGTCGCCGACTTCGAGACCCGAGACGATCTCCATGTTCTTGGCGTCGGTGGCGCCGAAACGGATGCGCGCCCGCGCCGGCTTGTCGTCCCGATAGACCCACACGCCGCCGCGGCCCTCCAGCATCCACCGGCGCCTCTGCTCGGCGCTGGGCGGGCCGCGCCGCCGCCCACCCCCCCGCCTGGGCATGTCGGGGTAGAGTTGACGGATGTCCCGTCCGCTGATCCGCAAGGCGGCCCCGGGAACGATGAGCACGTCCTGCCGCCGGGCGAGGATGATGGTGACGTTGGCCGTCATGCCTGGCTTGAGGGCCAGGTCCTTGTTGGGCACCCGGATCTCGGTGTCGTAGGTGACGACGTTGTCCTTGATCAGCGGCGACGGGAAGATGCGCACCACCTTGCCCTCGAAGGTGCGCCGCGGGTACGAGTCCACCGAGAACTCCACCTCCTGTCCGACCTTCACCCTGCCGATGTCCGCCTCGTCGACAAAGGCGGAGACCTTCATTTCCTCCAGCTCGGCGATCTTCACCAGCGGCGGTGACGACAGGCTCGCGGCCACCGTCTGCCCGGCTTCCACGGTCTTCTGGATAACGACGCCGGAGATGGGCGCGACGACGACGCTGCGGTTGAGCCGCACCCGCGCCATCTCCAACTCGGCCTCCGCCTGCTGGATGTCCGCGCGGATGCCCGCGATGACCGCCCGCTTGACCTTGACCTCGTCCACCCGGGCCGACTCCTCCCGGTAGCGCGCCGCGGCGCGTTCGTATTCCGCCTGGATGGACTCGTACTGGTCCCGCGAGATCAGGTTGCGGCCCACGAGGTCCTTGTTGCGCCGGTGCTTCTCCTCCAGGTTCTCGAACGCCGCCTTCGCCCCCGCGATGCTCGCCGCCACCCGGGATTTCAGCATTTCGACGCCCGCCAGCTCCTTGGCGAGATTGGCCTTGGCCTTCGCCACCTTGGCTTCCGCCTGGAGCAACTGCGCCCGGAACAGGTCCTGGTCCAGCCGCGCGATCAGGTCGCCCCTCTTGACGCGCATGGGCACGTCCACCGGGAGATCCTTGATGGTGCCGGACACCTGGGTGGAGACGGTCACCGACGACACCGGGTTCACCGTGCCGGTCGTGGTGATGCGGGAGAAGATCTCGCCCCTCTCGACCTCCGCCAGCCGGAAAGGAAAGACGTTCTTCTTCTCTTCCGCCGGAAGGAGCCTGCTCGTCAGCGAGGAAAGCCCGCCGCGCATCGAGCCCACGTTGCTCTCCACCAGCGCCGGGTCATACCAGAACAGCCCCGCGCCCCCGGCTCCCAACAGGACCAGGACAAGAGCTATGATCCAAAGGATCCGCTTCATCGCTGTCGCTCCGTTGCCGCCACGATGGCTACACCCCTGTCATTAGACGGCGGACGGTTTCCTTGCCCGAGACGGGGCTGGACGGCAATTCATGCGGCAATTTACAGCAGTTGGCAGGTAGAAGGGAACAGGGAAAGAGGGGCTTACGGCCTGATGTCACGGGCGGTGAGGTCGAGCCCGAAGACGGCAACTCGGACATCGAAGGACTTCTCGTACTCGATATTCCGTGCCTTGGCCTTCAGGTGTTTGACGAGCTCGCCGAGGTTGATTCGTGGGCCCGTCTCGTCCGCGAAGATGTTTGGCCAGGACTTCAACTCTGCGAGTAGCCGGGGAATGAGAAGCTGCTTCAACTCTCGATCCGCCTGCGCCACTTGCTGAAGGGTTGGCAAGTAGGTTTTCCAGCGTCCTCCCTTGCCTCTTCGGGGAAAAGGCATCGACCGGATTATCGAGTAAACCGTTACGCCATTCCTTCCAATCCTGAAGACGTCGTTCTTCTTGGCGAGCCCAGACGCCCTCTTGCCGCTTTTGCCTACGCCGATTGTCCTTCGTCGTCTGGCTTGGCTTACGGCGCGCCGTGCGCGCCATTAGTATCCGAACAAGTCCCTCATCTCCACGCAGGTTTGCGCGAATTACCTCCAACTCCGACCGAGGGCGCCCTTGTCCACGCCACTCATCGATCAGAGCATGAAGCGCCACTGCACGTCTTTCCGGCCGGGTTTCGTCTGAAAGAGCTTCCACGAGCCAAGGTCGATCCAGCTCGGTCAGGCTGCTGACCAAGCCGTCATGCGTTGCGTGATAGAGCCGATACCAGTCGTCTTCGGTCGGGACGACCTCGTCCATGAACGCCAACTCGGCCCAGAAAGCATCCCTTCGTGCTTCAGCGTTCGCGTTGAAGTACTTCCTGAGCTTACCAACTGGTTCACGTGCATCCCAATCCTTGCCACCGAATCTGGAGGCAATCACACAGGAACGTACCAAAGCGGCGTCCCATGGGTTCGTCGCTTCTGACAATTTCCGACCGCACAGCACTGCGAGCGCCGGTGCAAGGTGATGGAACTGGCTTTGAATTTCATAGAACGCGTGCGTCTGTCGGCGCCCTCGCCAGATCAAGTCGGTGAGCCCGTCACGCAATGTCACTGCCAAGTCGGACTCGGGCTCGACGGCCTTGACGATTTCTTGAGCAACCCACCCAAGGCTATCACTCCCACTCGGGTCAGGCGCTCTCTCCATCAGCGCAATGAGCTCTTCGACCGTGAGGACCCGCGGAAACAAGTCCCCCACAACCCCGTGAATGATCTTGTTGGGCCAATATTGCGGCTGGGCGATCATGCCATCAGCCACCTTGCGGGCGTCGTCGTTCCGACCGCACGTTACCAAGGCTCGGACGGCAATAATGCGATCGTAGACGGAGTTCGCTGCATCAAGGGCCACGGACCCGGCCAAGTCAGCACAGTCTTTCACAGGGCCAAGCCAAATCGCCCTTAACAGGAGGTCGCGTACGTCGTCGTTGATCGGAGCGTCTCCCCAACATTCGCGTATGACCGGTGCCAGTTTCGCGTGTGCAAGCCGGCGCAGTTGGTCATTCCCGATGCTGAACCCACGCCAGCTTCCTTTGCCATACTTGCCTACAAACGCTCTAAGAGGCCTTGGAGGTCGCAACGGCGGTTCCTTCCTCGATGGCACCCGTGTCTTCCCGACGTTCGTACTTGAGTGGACTGAGAAAGGAATCGTCGGATAATCGCTGGGTATCCTCGCGGTCTTCCGTGCCTACCGGCAACCATTGTTTCACCGTCATCAAGTCGACGACAGGACGCCAGTCGCTGGGGCGACAGGAGATGATGACTCGGACCCTGTGGATGAGTTCACCAAGGTCCTTAGAGAATCGGCGAAGCGCTCGGTCGAGCCTGCCGTCGATGAGCTTCAATTCATCCACGGCGTCGAGGAAGAACCACGCTGTTGCTCCGTGGTCAGCCTTCCACGCTTCGAATCTCTCCTCCTCGTCCGACGACAGAACGTCAGTCACCGGTTCCTCATCGAGGAACTCAAGACGCAGAAAGAATGCGAACCGCCCTTCTTTAACCAAGCGCTTCGCCCTTTCTTTCATCTCGTCGGTCTTCCCGGCCCCCGCCTCCGCCAACAGCACGATCCGGTCGTGCGCCAAGAGTTCCGGCCAACCTATTCGGGAACCCAAGCCCTGCGGGTCCCAGTAGGTAAAACGCTCCGCATCTTCGAGTTCCGCGTCGGTCAGACGGCGGAAACGCCGTTCCAGCTCAACAAATTCCATCTTGTCCCACTTCGGCAACAGGCAAGGGCAAAGGCGACAGGTGCTGCGCTTACGCGCTGACGTATCCTCGATGTGTCATGGTGAGCAAATCGTCCGTCGGATCGTACACCATGCGCCAGTGACTCAGCAGAGACCTGCCAAGCAGTGATGGCAGCCTGCTGGACGTGGCAGACGGCTTACCGATCAAGACCTCGGAACTATACTGACGCACGAGTGCGTCGTCCTCGAACATGAGAATGGCATGTTCCAGGAAATACGGCTGGCTGCCTCCAATACCGATCGAGAGGATCTCGCTCAGCAACTCTTCGAAGGGCACGCCAAGCTTCTGTCCGTCGAATGGATGAATGGTGGTTGAATCCGCGCCGGTGTCGACGAGGAACTCAACGTCTCCTTGAATGTTCAAGCGAGGCAGGACGAGCCAGCCCTGAACGCAAGGCCTGCCCTGGTGGTCGAAGCTTCCCCGGATCACGGCTGTCAAAGGATCATGTTTTTTGGATTCGAATCGAGGAACCTGATGACGGCCTCGGCGGCGGGAACACCTTGACCTTGCAACATCTTCAGGAGGTCGTCCAGAGACTCCGCGAGAACGAAGTCACCGGAATGCAGGGCAACCCAGTGATCTGGGTGACTCTTCACCAACCGTTCCTGCTGTGATTCCATGCGGTCCACCCGAGCACGAAAAGCACGGAGTTTCTCAAGGATATCGGTCTCGTTCACGGTTTCGGCGCCTGTACCGCGGTTCGGAAACTTCCTGATCATGGCAGTCCTCCTGAGTTTCATCCGCCGGCTAGACTCGCGTGCGCCGACCCTTCCAGGACATGATACCTTGCAGGTGACCGGAATCAAGAACCGTCGTCTGACCAAGTAACAAAAAGCAACCTCTCGCCACCCGCAGTGCGATCTGGTAGATCATGGACACACGGGCAACCTGCAACCTGCAACCTGAAATGAGCGGCGCCGCGCTAACGAGGCGCCGGCGGGGAGGCGACGCCGATGCTCAGCACACGCTACGACTACAGTCCGATCGTCCAGCGGTCGCGGTTGGTTTGGCCGGGGAATGCGCGAGTGGCGCTTTGGCTGGGACCCAACATCGAGTGTTTTCACATCGACAAGGGCATCCCGAGGATCAACGAGGCACTGCCGGACGTGCAGTCCTACTCGGTCAGGGACTACGGGGCGCGGGTGGGCGTGTTCCGCATGATGGATGTGTTCGACCGCTATGAGATGCGCGCCAGCGTGCTGCTGAACGCGGAGGTGTGCGCGCAGCACCCGGCCATCATCGAGGAGGGCAACAAGCGCTCCTGGGAGTGGCTCGGCCACGGCATGAACAACAACACGCGCATGAACGGCTACGGCGCCAAGAAGCAGCGCAAGGTCATCCGCAAGGTGCGCGACATCATCACCCACGCCACCGGGAAAGCGCCCAAGGGGTGGCTCGGCCCGGGGCTCGCGGAAACCTACGACACGCCGGACATCCTCGCCGCGGAGGGGTTCGAGTACGTGTGCGACTGGGGCTGCGACGATCAGCCGGTGCCCATGCGCGTGAAGGCCGGGCGCATGATCGTGGTGCCGTACCAGCAGGGCATCAACGATATCTCCATGTTCGTGCACGCCAACCACACGCCGGCGGAGTACTACCGGATCGTGTGCGACCAGTTCGACACGCTCTACCGCGAGGGCGACAAGGGCGGCCGCGTCATGTGCATCCCGCTGCACCCCTACGTGACGGGCATGCCGTTCCGCATCGGCGCGCTGGACCGCGCGCTCGACTACATCTGCTCCCACGACGGCGTGTGGAAGACCACCGCGGGCGAGATCGCCGAGTGGTACTACGAACACTACTACGAGGCGCCGGGACGGGTGGACGGGTAACGGAATGGCTCAAGCCTGGTCTTACATCGTGCTGGAACGGCTCGGCGGCGGGGTCGCGCGGATCAGCTTCAACCGGCCCGAGAAGCGCAACGCCCTGAGCCAGGCCATGACCGGCGAGATCCTCGATGCGCTGGAGACCGTGCGCGCCGACCCTGACGTGCGCGTCGTGGTCACCCGCGGCAACGGACCGTGCTACTGCGCCGGGGCGGACCTGCGCGACCTGGGCACGCTCCACAAGGAGCCGCCGCGGGACTGGGACCGCTCCCACCCCAACATGCTCTTCTACGAGAGCTTCCGGAACTACCCCAAGGTGACCATCGCCCAGGTGCACGGCCACTGCCTCGGCGGCGGCATGGCGCTCATGACGTGCCACGACATCGCCATCGCCGCGGACACCGCCAAAATCGGCATGCCCGAGATCGTGCGCGGCAGCTTCGGCCAGATGGCCCTGAGTTCCCTGTACCACACCGGGATTCCGGCCAAGAAGGCGGCCATCATGCACTTCAGCGGCCGGAACTTCTCGGGAACGGATGCGGACCGCTTCGGGCTGGTGTCGGCGTCGGTGCCCGAGGCCGAGCTCGAGGAAGTCACTCTCCAGCTCGCCAGTGAGATCGGCTCGCGCCATCCCGCCGCGCTGGCTTCCG
The sequence above is drawn from the Deltaproteobacteria bacterium genome and encodes:
- a CDS encoding glutathione S-transferase family protein, whose translation is MLKLYHWWSSTCSRRVRIALAAKQLSWESVYVNLAKFENLEPWYVELNPNGVVPTLVHDDRIVIESNFILEYLDDVWPEVPMRPEDPVERARMRIWMDRFEHELHRNVNIISFIKQGRMKRYEHLSEEEREAAVMQQPTEPKRALLRDRLRNGISEEQMAYAEARLAEILDDVEQALQDRPWLTGERMSLADCSIAPFIERFEANKLERLVDWNTRPALGAWWARMQATEAYQTAHSFKAPA
- a CDS encoding ABC transporter permease; its protein translation is MDRSPVIEVDGVTKVYDLGEQKVEALKGVSLTIFQGEIVALMGPSGSGKSTFMNLLGFLDRPSTGNYRLNGEDVGALSSDDMAWVRNHEIGFVFQNYNLLARTTSVENAELPALYNGTSSAAGRRKAREVLALVGLSERETHRPTQLSGGQQQRVAIARALLNDPRIILADEPTGNLDTRTGAEIIELFKTLNREKGITIVFVTHDPEVASHGQRIIHFKDGLVEREEAGGKAGFGAVTASPEEDAGASGEGVGAGAANDVLDLGDSGNGNGVSDGEDARNGSGARNGNGGDNGNGGGRRRRGLGAGVRANVRIALRAIRVNKLRSALTMLGVIIGVGAVIAMVAIGEGAKARVAKQMERLGSNRVSVYAGAVTRGGRRVRGARITTLTEADAKAILAEVPGVVRVAPHVRGSAQVVYGNKNWHPGFTGTTPDYLEIMNWGVDSGSNFTEDDMLLNRKVALIGQTVAKELFGDEYPLGQTIRLKHVPFEVVGVLKERGTSSFAGDLDDVVIVPLRTAQRKLLGIRYVRGIEVSAESKQATSDVQDGITALLRVRHKITGTKLDDFRVRNRTDIVEAANEAANTLGYLLAGIAGVALIVGGIGIMNIMLVSVTERTREIGVRLAVGARRRDIRRQFLTEAMVLSLLGGAVGILAGAAASLGLSYMGGWQIVISPGSILLAFAFAAAIGVFFGFQPANRAARLNPIEALRYE
- a CDS encoding efflux RND transporter periplasmic adaptor subunit, whose translation is MKRILWIIALVLVLLGAGGAGLFWYDPALVESNVGSMRGGLSSLTSRLLPAEEKKNVFPFRLAEVERGEIFSRITTTGTVNPVSSVTVSTQVSGTIKDLPVDVPMRVKRGDLIARLDQDLFRAQLLQAEAKVAKAKANLAKELAGVEMLKSRVAASIAGAKAAFENLEEKHRRNKDLVGRNLISRDQYESIQAEYERAAARYREESARVDEVKVKRAVIAGIRADIQQAEAELEMARVRLNRSVVVAPISGVVIQKTVEAGQTVAASLSSPPLVKIAELEEMKVSAFVDEADIGRVKVGQEVEFSVDSYPRRTFEGKVVRIFPSPLIKDNVVTYDTEIRVPNKDLALKPGMTANVTIILARRQDVLIVPGAALRISGRDIRQLYPDMPRRGGGRRRGPPSAEQRRRWMLEGRGGVWVYRDDKPARARIRFGATDAKNMEIVSGLEVGDQVIVGIRSEAMKRVTNTTSRVRSRILGGL
- a CDS encoding retropepsin-like aspartic protease, which codes for MIRGSFDHQGRPCVQGWLVLPRLNIQGDVEFLVDTGADSTTIHPFDGQKLGVPFEELLSEILSIGIGGSQPYFLEHAILMFEDDALVRQYSSEVLIGKPSATSSRLPSLLGRSLLSHWRMVYDPTDDLLTMTHRGYVSA
- a CDS encoding polysaccharide deacetylase family protein, coding for MLSTRYDYSPIVQRSRLVWPGNARVALWLGPNIECFHIDKGIPRINEALPDVQSYSVRDYGARVGVFRMMDVFDRYEMRASVLLNAEVCAQHPAIIEEGNKRSWEWLGHGMNNNTRMNGYGAKKQRKVIRKVRDIITHATGKAPKGWLGPGLAETYDTPDILAAEGFEYVCDWGCDDQPVPMRVKAGRMIVVPYQQGINDISMFVHANHTPAEYYRIVCDQFDTLYREGDKGGRVMCIPLHPYVTGMPFRIGALDRALDYICSHDGVWKTTAGEIAEWYYEHYYEAPGRVDG
- a CDS encoding enoyl-CoA hydratase/isomerase family protein, which codes for MAQAWSYIVLERLGGGVARISFNRPEKRNALSQAMTGEILDALETVRADPDVRVVVTRGNGPCYCAGADLRDLGTLHKEPPRDWDRSHPNMLFYESFRNYPKVTIAQVHGHCLGGGMALMTCHDIAIAADTAKIGMPEIVRGSFGQMALSSLYHTGIPAKKAAIMHFSGRNFSGTDADRFGLVSASVPEAELEEVTLQLASEIGSRHPAALASAKIAVQVGKDLPWSQALRTDQLVAARQQLMMDTFSDVDNYLRSQSGGTNPGYRRSDT